One stretch of Plutella xylostella chromosome 15, ilPluXylo3.1, whole genome shotgun sequence DNA includes these proteins:
- the LOC105386550 gene encoding protein obstructor-E isoform X1: MKSRCLIVLAAALGVAVGQESFKCPDDFGFYPHHISCDKYWKCDNGVAELKTCGNGLAFDASDSKYLTENCDYLHNVECGERTQLEPPIGTPHCTRLYGIFPDEQKCDTFWNCWNGEASRYQCSPGLAYDREARVCMWADQVPECKNEEVANGFACPAPGEVSNAGSFSRHAHPEDCRKYYICLEGVAREYGCPIGTVFKIGDADGTGNCEDPEDVPGCEDYYGELDLKAIRKSELLAGLHNSDAGRNKPNLKPRPSKEQ; encoded by the exons ATGAAATCACGGTGTTTAATAGTGCTAGCGGCCGCCCTCGGCGTGG CGGTCGGCCAGGAGTCCTTCAAGTGCCCGGACGACTTCGGGTTCTACCCACACCACATCTCCTGCGACAAATACTGGAAGTGTGACAACGGAGTCGCTGAGCTGAAGACCTGCGGGAACGGACTTGCCTTCGACGCCTCAGACTCCAAGTACCTCACTGAGAACTGCGACTACCTCCACAACGTCGAGTGCGGAGAGAGGACACAGCTTG AGCCCCCGATCGGCACCCCCCACTGCACGCGTCTGTACGGCATCTTCCCTGACGAGCAGAAGTGCGACACCTTCTGGAACTGCTGGAACGGAGAGGCATCCCGCTACCAGTGCAGCCCCGGCCTGGCCTACGACAGGGAGGCGCGCGTGTGCATGTGGGCCGACCAGGTCCCCGAGTGCAAGAACGAGG AAGTAGCGAACGGTTTCGCTTGCCCTGCTCCCGGTGAAGTGTCCAACGCCGGCTCGTTCAGCCGCCACGCTCACCCCGAGGACTGCCGCAAGTACTACATCTGTCTCGAGGGCGTGGCTCGCGAGTACGGATGCCCCATCGGAACCGTCTTCAAGATCGGAGACGCCGACGGCACCGGCAACTGCGAGGACCCCGAAGACGTTCCCGGATG CGAGGATTACTATGGCGAGCTGGATCTGAAGGCCATCCGCAAGAGCGAGCTGCTGGCGGGACTCCACAACTCGGACGCCGGCCGCAACAAGCCCAACCTGAAGCCCCGCCCCTCCAAGGAGCAATAG
- the LOC105386550 gene encoding protein obstructor-E isoform X2 translates to MKSRCLIVLAAALGVAVGQESFKCPDDFGFYPHHISCDKYWKCDNGVAELKTCGNGLAFDASDSKYLTENCDYLHNVECGERTQLEPPIGTPHCTRLYGIFPDEQKCDTFWNCWNGEASRYQCSPGLAYDREARVCMWADQVPECKNEEVANGFACPAPGEVSNAGSFSRHAHPEDCRKYYICLEGVAREYGCPIGTVFKIGDADGTGNCEDPEDVPGCEDYYGDVDLKALKKLGF, encoded by the exons ATGAAATCACGGTGTTTAATAGTGCTAGCGGCCGCCCTCGGCGTGG CGGTCGGCCAGGAGTCCTTCAAGTGCCCGGACGACTTCGGGTTCTACCCACACCACATCTCCTGCGACAAATACTGGAAGTGTGACAACGGAGTCGCTGAGCTGAAGACCTGCGGGAACGGACTTGCCTTCGACGCCTCAGACTCCAAGTACCTCACTGAGAACTGCGACTACCTCCACAACGTCGAGTGCGGAGAGAGGACACAGCTTG AGCCCCCGATCGGCACCCCCCACTGCACGCGTCTGTACGGCATCTTCCCTGACGAGCAGAAGTGCGACACCTTCTGGAACTGCTGGAACGGAGAGGCATCCCGCTACCAGTGCAGCCCCGGCCTGGCCTACGACAGGGAGGCGCGCGTGTGCATGTGGGCCGACCAGGTCCCCGAGTGCAAGAACGAGG AAGTAGCGAACGGTTTCGCTTGCCCTGCTCCCGGTGAAGTGTCCAACGCCGGCTCGTTCAGCCGCCACGCTCACCCCGAGGACTGCCGCAAGTACTACATCTGTCTCGAGGGCGTGGCTCGCGAGTACGGATGCCCCATCGGAACCGTCTTCAAGATCGGAGACGCCGACGGCACCGGCAACTGCGAGGACCCCGAAGACGTTCCCGGATG CGAGGATTACTACGGAGACGTGGACCTGAAGGCTCTCAAGAAGCTGGGATTCTGA